TTAACAAACCCTGATCTTACTGAATATTTTTAATCCCCATTATCCCCTATAGTGTAGGCTCTTGGTCTTAGATACAAGCTATTCATATCACAATGTACGTACTACATATTATAACATGCTATATAATTATATGACAATAAGAAAACATTACACTACTAATATTAAGGAAAGGCCCCTTTATTCTGTTTGCTTATTTACTTCTCTTAGGCCTAATATAGTTGTGAGAATTCAACTGTATTGATAGTCTAAGTCGGTATTCAGTTGTGTGATGAAATAGTAAAAGTCATAAAAGACTtagaaacagaaccaaaaaagtATGGAAAATCAGACTACTGCGGCAGGATATTGTGCAATAATTTCCAGCACCCCCTGAGCGAAAAGCAGAGCTAAATGTGCCCAGGGAATCCATTTCGTAATCAGGAAAGACTGCGGAGCTTGCgcgctggggtgggggaggggagagagaggaggagcgTAGGGATAAAGGGGAAAGTAAAAGTTGCAAGGGAAAGTCCTAGAGCCAGTTTGGAGACGCAAATCCAAGTCTCCGCGCTGGGGCGGCggccccacccccccacccccaaagcacCTGAACTTGTGGCTTCCCGGTTATTGTCGACTGGGAAGGAGGCTTAAGATCTCGGGAAGTTAAGCGGCAGGCAGGCGGGTGCGGGTGGAGAAGTAAGGAGGTGAAGTATCTAGGATTGCTGCTAAGGCACGAGCGAGACAGCTCCTTTGGGAGAAAAGTGGGTGGCTCTGAAAAGAGCCTTTGTTTCTGGGCGAAGGGGCACGAGCGACTCCTGGGGCAGGCCGGCTTACTTCGAGCTGGTGTACTTGGTGACGGCCTTGGTGCCCTCGGACACGGCGTGCTTGGCCAGCTCTCCGGGCAGCAGCAGGCGCACGGCCGTCTGAATCTCCCGGGAAGTGATGGTGGAGCGCTTGTTGTAGTGCGCCAGGCGAGAAGCCTCGCCGGCGATGCGCTCGAAGATGTCGTTGACGAAGGAGTTCATGATGCCCATGGCCTTGGAGGAGATACCGGTGTCAGGGTGGACCTGCTTCAGCACCTTGTAGACGTAGATAGAGTAGCTCTCCTTGCGGCTGCGCTTACGCTTCTTGCCGTCTTTCTTCTGGGCCTTGGTCACGGCTTTCTTGGAGCCCTTTTTCGGGGCAGGGGCAGATTTGGCTGGCTCAGGCATTTCAAAATCAAAGTAAGAACCGCAAAAACAAAAAACGAATTTCCGGAAGCGAACGACTACAGCAACTGAGCCTGCCCCCACTACTTATACTGCTGATATGCAAATGAAGACTCCGGCAACACTAGGCTCCCATTGGTGGCTTCTCAGGGGTGTAGTCACAGGTGGAAGGGACGGCCATGTAAATAACAGAATTGGAGGCGAGCTTCCTTACTGGCTATTTGGACAAAGACAGTTTGTCGACCAATCAGAAAGCTCCGTTCCACACTCCCCGTGCAAGCTATAAAAGACCCCGGTGAGCGCGTTTCGGGAACCAGTGTGGTTGCATAGGTGGCAACTGACGCAGCTGTTTTGTACTCATATCTATTATGTCTGGCCGTGGAAAACAAGGAGGAAAGGCTCGTGCCAAGGCCAAGTCTCGCTCGTCCCGGGCCGGTTTGCAGTTTCCCGTGGGCCGTGTGCACCGTCTACTCCGTAAAGGCAATTACGCCGAGCGGGTGGGCGCGGGCGCCCCCGTTTACTTGGCAGCGGTCCTGGAGTATCTGACGGCCGAAATCTTGGAGTTGGCAGGCAACGCAGCCAGGGACAACAAGAAGACACGAATCATCCCCCGCCACCTGCAACTCGCCATCCGTAACGATGAGGAGCTGAACAAGCTGCTGGGCAAGGTGACCATTGCCCAGGGTGGCGTGCTGCCCAACATCCAGGCCGTTCTCTTGCCCAAGAAAACCGAGAGTCACCATAAGGCCAAGGGCAAGTAAACGGACTCGGAGTTCCTGGGGCCGAAAGGCTCATTTTCGAAACCAACGGCTCTTTTCAGAGCCACCCACCCTGTCAAAAATGAGCTGTTGCCGAATCCCAACCCCAAACTCAACCCTAATTTCAACCCGTGCCAATGCCAGTCCCCTATCCGAATTCGAAGGCGGCCTGACTTGTTGCACACGTCCCACTACGAACCGAAACCAACGACCAAACAAACCTAGTAAGATGCAAAAGTCACAGCTAGGTTAGAAAGCTTGCTTTAAGAGCCGGATTTCGCTCGGGCCTCACCTTTGACATCCCCTCCGGGTCCCGAAGGCTGTGGATAGCGCCCATTGCCACTCCACTTAGCTCGAGAGGTGGAAAAGTTTCGCTGGCCCAAACAGCTTTGTCGGAAACGTCGGTCAGCAGCTGAGCCGTGTGCGGGGCGGGGACCGAAAATCTATAAGAGCCCGTGGCTTACGCTTTCCCGCAGACTACTTGGGAGCCGGGTTCTTGGGCCAATCCGCCGCTTAAGCGGGCTTTTCGTGAGCTGTCCGGGGCTAGACACGCAATGGAACCCTACGGGGAATGCGAGGGAGGGCTGGCTCCCGGAAGTACTATTGCGCGACTTTAACCAGGTTATTACAGGGGGGAGAAAGTGGAAATAAAAAAGTGCCTCGTTCCTGCCCTCACCAGAGTCCAGTTCAGTGTTTGGCAGCGGGTGGCGGGGTGGGCGCTGCGAAAAGCTCGCCAGAGCCGCTGCCCTAGAGAACGGCCCGAGGGCCCTGGCGCCGCGAGGGCAAAGTCCAAGGCGCGCAACCCCAAACTCCAGGGACCCGGTGGAAGGTTGGGAGGAATCGATGGAGCACGGATGTCACGTCACAGTCCCAAACATTTTAGGTGTTCTACCCCCGCAGAACAGAGAGGGAGGGGgcgaagaagaaaagggagggagaggaagggaaggggaccGCACAACTTTGGAAACAGGGTAATTAACAGAGAGTCCAGACTGGGAGATGGGTGAGGGGCCAAGTCCTACTCAGCGAACAATGGTTCTCCCTGgcgggtggggtgggggtgagggtgaggaGACGGGAAGAAGAGTGGGATTGAGGGGTGTGGGAAGGCGGAAGGTGAAGGAGATCGGGGCGAGGGGCGAGGGGCGAGGGGCGGAGAGATGGCAAACCGGAAAGCGCCTGGAACTTCCAATGGGAAGGCTGTGTGGTTGGTCTGCGCCCCCAGCCAATGGAGGCTGAGCGCGGGCCTTTCAAAGTCCTTCAGCCCAATCAGGGTGCTTGTGCGTCTATAAAGGCTACCGGGCGGCGTGCAATTGTCAGTCGTATTCCGGCACCGGAGCAGCTGAGCTCTTCCTGTCTCGCCATGGCCCGTACCAAGCAGACCGCCCGTAAGTCCACTGGTGGCAAAGCCCCCCGCAAGCAGCTGGCCACCAAGGCTGCCCGTAAGAGTGCCCCAGCTACAGGCGGCGTGAAGAAGCCTCACCGATACCGCCCTGGCACGGTGGCTCTTCGAGAGATCCGGCGCTACCAGAAGTCGACGGAGCTGCTGATCCGCAAGCTACCGTTCCAGCGCCTGGTGCGCGAGATCGCGCAGGACTTCAAGACGGACCTGCGCTTCCAGAGCTCGGCCGTCATGGCCCTGCAGGAGGCCAGCGAGGCGTACTTGGTGGGGCTGTTCGAAGACACGAACCTGTGCGCCATTCATGCCAAGAGAGTGACCATCATGCCCAAGGACATTCAGCTGGCCCGCCGCATCCGCGGTGAGAGGGCGTAAGGCGCTGCTTTCCCCTCGTGGGAGGTCCACACCCCAAAGGCTCTTTTCAGAGCCACCCATGTTTTCGCGAGAATAGCTGTGATCACACTTTGTATGTATGCCGTTCCTTGTTTTCTCTGGACTTCGGTTTCGAAGTCCACAGCAGATGGGTGGTACTTGCTGCTCTCCCCTCCGGAGGGGAACTACATACAGCCCTCGAGTATTAAGGgggtctcctttcttctccttttccccttccgtCACCGCAAAATAAACGAAAGATCATTGAGTACCACcggcgcgcgcgcgcgcgcaaaTAAATGTTGGGAATTGCTTTACCTTTCTTGAcaacctcccacccccacttaaGACTGGGAGTGTATAGAACATAGGGGTTGGAATAGAGGGAAAGGGATCTTTAACTACACTTCATTGTACATCTGCTGCAAGGATGCggttatgtttatatatgtaaacTTCCCAGACGCGGGCCATTTAGAAGGGAAGCTAATTTGTCGAGGCACTTGCGCTAGCAGGCTCAGCTCTTTTTCCGAGGTGAGTGGGTGGCTCTGAAAAGAGCCTTTGGGTGTGTCAGGTTTCGAGGGCTGCGGACTCTACTTCTTGGCGGCGGCCTTCTTGCTCTTGGCGGCCTTGGGCTTGGCCGCCTTGGGCTTGGTCACCTTCTTGCTCTTGGCGGCCTTGGGCTTGGCCGGGCTCTTGGCCACCTTCTTGGGCCTGGCCGCCTTGGCCTTCTTCGGGCTCTTGGCCGCTTTCTTCGCGGCCGCCGGCTTCTTGGCCTTCTTCGGGCTCTTCTTCACGCTCTTCTTGGCGCCCGCCGCCCCCGTCGCCTTCTTGGCCTTCTTGGCCGCGCCGGCGGCCTTCTTGGTCTTGGCCGAGGCCGGCTTCTTGGCCTTCGCCTTCGCGTCGGCCGTCGGGGCCTTCTTGTTGAGCTTGAAGGAGCCCGAGGCGCCCGTGCCCTTCGTCTGCACCAGGGTGCCCTTGCTCACCAGGCTCTTGAGCCCCAGCTTGATGCGGCTGTTGTTCTTGTCCACGTCGTAGCCCGCGGCCGCCAGCGCCTTCTTCAGCGCCGCCAGGGACACGCCGTTGCGCTCCTTGGAGGC
The DNA window shown above is from Notamacropus eugenii isolate mMacEug1 chromosome 2, mMacEug1.pri_v2, whole genome shotgun sequence and carries:
- the LOC140527615 gene encoding histone H2B type 2-E, yielding MPEPAKSAPAPKKGSKKAVTKAQKKDGKKRKRSRKESYSIYVYKVLKQVHPDTGISSKAMGIMNSFVNDIFERIAGEASRLAHYNKRSTITSREIQTAVRLLLPGELAKHAVSEGTKAVTKYTSSK
- the LOC140527612 gene encoding histone H2A type 1 gives rise to the protein MSGRGKQGGKARAKAKSRSSRAGLQFPVGRVHRLLRKGNYAERVGAGAPVYLAAVLEYLTAEILELAGNAARDNKKTRIIPRHLQLAIRNDEELNKLLGKVTIAQGGVLPNIQAVLLPKKTESHHKAKGK
- the LOC140527609 gene encoding histone H3-like, with the translated sequence MEAERGPFKVLQPNQGACASIKATGRRAIVSRIPAPEQLSSSCLAMARTKQTARKSTGGKAPRKQLATKAARKSAPATGGVKKPHRYRPGTVALREIRRYQKSTELLIRKLPFQRLVREIAQDFKTDLRFQSSAVMALQEASEAYLVGLFEDTNLCAIHAKRVTIMPKDIQLARRIRGERA
- the LOC140527607 gene encoding histone H1.4-like yields the protein MSETAPAAPAAPAPAEKTPAKKKGKRASASGGARRKAAGPPVSELITKAVSASKERNGVSLAALKKALAAAGYDVDKNNSRIKLGLKSLVSKGTLVQTKGTGASGSFKLNKKAPTADAKAKAKKPASAKTKKAAGAAKKAKKATGAAGAKKSVKKSPKKAKKPAAAKKAAKSPKKAKAARPKKVAKSPAKPKAAKSKKVTKPKAAKPKAAKSKKAAAKK